Proteins encoded in a region of the Bactrocera tryoni isolate S06 chromosome 4, CSIRO_BtryS06_freeze2, whole genome shotgun sequence genome:
- the LOC120774150 gene encoding uncharacterized protein LOC120774150 isoform X3 yields MDTKPPSTPLSNGNGNGNGNANSNHTHNSSSNSNGSSYHHHRAPRTPESYFNVPESIALLNIVKSERIQSAFQSNRKNHASVWEMVAEVLNRFSARKRSAKQCCNRYENLKKIYTQLKKNPERHVRRNWPYMFLFKEIEEQRGECWGSANGKRLALIAKSHKELSYYQRRRQAAELGVAYLGKEAAAVMQHSLLQSLSTDSSSNNSKMERFLPNHFVEAQLGDGLGGGMGLYDDGPPMHLPGGASAAAAAAAAAAAVAMNAAMQKEQEMRESAANESVVSMENGNCSAAPHAPELNGALPLNGGAEIPNGVGGATGGGGVGVGGVNSLLTPHTTNGIKDVLRPHFDKECNGGGSMALTNGENNISMKSEPMSDGEFNPDDIQLMQTNYNGSQNYYPHSIDHNILHPDVIVDTDNISDCSSVIGGDGIGGSAKSKRKLSTSTDGGDSTNYELIEYLKRREKRDEELLRRMDAREERLLALFERTVVAIETLAGRKPAESK; encoded by the exons gATACCAAACCGCCTTCGACACCTCTTAGCAATGGCAATGGTAATGGGAACGGTAATGCCAACAGTAACCACAcccacaacagcagcagcaacagcaatggcAGCAGCTACCACCATCATCGCGCGCCGCGCACTCCCGAAAGCTACTTCAATGTGCCGGAATCGATCGCGCTGCTGAATATCGTCAAATCGGAGCGCATACAAAGCGCCTTCCAATCAAATCGCAAGAATCACGCCAGCGTTTGGGAAATGGTCGCCGAAGTGCTGAATCGCTTTAGTGCGCGCAAACGCTCCGCCAAACAGTGCTGCAATCGTTATGAGAATTTGAAAAAGATCTACACACAACTGAAGAAGAATCCCGAACGCCATGTGCGTCGCAATTGGCCTTACATGTTTCTTTTCAAAGAGATCGAGGAGCAGCGCGGCGAGTGCTGGGGTTCGGCGAATGGCAAACGCTTGGCTTTGATAGCGAAGAGTCACAAAGAACTGTCCTACTATCAGCGCCGGCGTCAGGCTGCTGAGCTGGGTGTGGCGTATTTGGGTAAAGAAGCGGCTGCGGTCATGCAACATAGTCTCCTGCAAAGCCTCTCCACTGAttccagcagcaacaacagcaaaatggAACGCTTTCTGCCCAACCACTTTGTGGAAGCGCAGCTGGGCGACGGTTTGGGCGGTGGTATGGGTCTATATGACGATGGTCCGCCTATGCATTTGCCCGGTGGTGCAAGCGCAGCAGCGGCTGCAGCAGCTGCGGCGGCGGCGGTAGCAATGAATGCGGCCATGCAGAAGGAGCAGGAAATGCGCGAAAGTGCGGCTAACGAAAGTGTTGTTAGCATGGAGAACGGCAATTGCAGCGCGGCACCACATGCGCCCGAGTTAAATGGTGCGCTGCCCTTGAATGGTGGTGCGGAGATACCCAATGGCGTTGGGGGTGCAACAGGTGGTGGTGGTGTGGGTGTGGGCGGTGTGAACAGCTTGTTGACGCCACATACCACCAATGGCATTAAGGATGTGCTGCGACCGCACTTCGATAAGGAATGCAATGGCGGTGGGTCAATGGCTTTGACCAATGGCGAAAACAATATCTCCATGAA GTCTGAGCCTATGTCCGACGGGGAATTCAACCCAGATGATATACAATTAATGCAGACGAATTACAATGG TTCCCAAAACTACTATCCTCACAGCATCGACCACAACATCCTGCACCCGGACGTCATAGTCGACACCGATAACATTTCCGATTGCAGCAGCGTTATCGGCGGTGATGGCATTGGCGGGTCTGCGAAAAGCAAGCGCAAACTCTCTACATCCACCGATGGCGGTGACAGCACAAACTACGAACTGATCGAGTACTTAAAACGGCGCGAGAAGCGCGACGAGGAACTGCTGCGGCGCATGGACGCGCGCGAAGAGCGACTGCTAGCCTTATTTGAGCGCACAGTAGTGGCCATTGAGACGCTGGCGGGCAGAAAGCCAGCGGAAAGCAAGTAG
- the LOC120774150 gene encoding uncharacterized protein LOC120774150 isoform X1, whose protein sequence is MMKPRVIQMVNLTKNHYATTDTKPPSTPLSNGNGNGNGNANSNHTHNSSSNSNGSSYHHHRAPRTPESYFNVPESIALLNIVKSERIQSAFQSNRKNHASVWEMVAEVLNRFSARKRSAKQCCNRYENLKKIYTQLKKNPERHVRRNWPYMFLFKEIEEQRGECWGSANGKRLALIAKSHKELSYYQRRRQAAELGVAYLGKEAAAVMQHSLLQSLSTDSSSNNSKMERFLPNHFVEAQLGDGLGGGMGLYDDGPPMHLPGGASAAAAAAAAAAAVAMNAAMQKEQEMRESAANESVVSMENGNCSAAPHAPELNGALPLNGGAEIPNGVGGATGGGGVGVGGVNSLLTPHTTNGIKDVLRPHFDKECNGGGSMALTNGENNISMKSEPMSDGEFNPDDIQLMQTNYNGSQNYYPHSIDHNILHPDVIVDTDNISDCSSVIGGDGIGGSAKSKRKLSTSTDGGDSTNYELIEYLKRREKRDEELLRRMDAREERLLALFERTVVAIETLAGRKPAESK, encoded by the exons gATACCAAACCGCCTTCGACACCTCTTAGCAATGGCAATGGTAATGGGAACGGTAATGCCAACAGTAACCACAcccacaacagcagcagcaacagcaatggcAGCAGCTACCACCATCATCGCGCGCCGCGCACTCCCGAAAGCTACTTCAATGTGCCGGAATCGATCGCGCTGCTGAATATCGTCAAATCGGAGCGCATACAAAGCGCCTTCCAATCAAATCGCAAGAATCACGCCAGCGTTTGGGAAATGGTCGCCGAAGTGCTGAATCGCTTTAGTGCGCGCAAACGCTCCGCCAAACAGTGCTGCAATCGTTATGAGAATTTGAAAAAGATCTACACACAACTGAAGAAGAATCCCGAACGCCATGTGCGTCGCAATTGGCCTTACATGTTTCTTTTCAAAGAGATCGAGGAGCAGCGCGGCGAGTGCTGGGGTTCGGCGAATGGCAAACGCTTGGCTTTGATAGCGAAGAGTCACAAAGAACTGTCCTACTATCAGCGCCGGCGTCAGGCTGCTGAGCTGGGTGTGGCGTATTTGGGTAAAGAAGCGGCTGCGGTCATGCAACATAGTCTCCTGCAAAGCCTCTCCACTGAttccagcagcaacaacagcaaaatggAACGCTTTCTGCCCAACCACTTTGTGGAAGCGCAGCTGGGCGACGGTTTGGGCGGTGGTATGGGTCTATATGACGATGGTCCGCCTATGCATTTGCCCGGTGGTGCAAGCGCAGCAGCGGCTGCAGCAGCTGCGGCGGCGGCGGTAGCAATGAATGCGGCCATGCAGAAGGAGCAGGAAATGCGCGAAAGTGCGGCTAACGAAAGTGTTGTTAGCATGGAGAACGGCAATTGCAGCGCGGCACCACATGCGCCCGAGTTAAATGGTGCGCTGCCCTTGAATGGTGGTGCGGAGATACCCAATGGCGTTGGGGGTGCAACAGGTGGTGGTGGTGTGGGTGTGGGCGGTGTGAACAGCTTGTTGACGCCACATACCACCAATGGCATTAAGGATGTGCTGCGACCGCACTTCGATAAGGAATGCAATGGCGGTGGGTCAATGGCTTTGACCAATGGCGAAAACAATATCTCCATGAA GTCTGAGCCTATGTCCGACGGGGAATTCAACCCAGATGATATACAATTAATGCAGACGAATTACAATGG TTCCCAAAACTACTATCCTCACAGCATCGACCACAACATCCTGCACCCGGACGTCATAGTCGACACCGATAACATTTCCGATTGCAGCAGCGTTATCGGCGGTGATGGCATTGGCGGGTCTGCGAAAAGCAAGCGCAAACTCTCTACATCCACCGATGGCGGTGACAGCACAAACTACGAACTGATCGAGTACTTAAAACGGCGCGAGAAGCGCGACGAGGAACTGCTGCGGCGCATGGACGCGCGCGAAGAGCGACTGCTAGCCTTATTTGAGCGCACAGTAGTGGCCATTGAGACGCTGGCGGGCAGAAAGCCAGCGGAAAGCAAGTAG
- the LOC120774150 gene encoding uncharacterized protein LOC120774150 isoform X2: MMKPRVIQMVNLTKDTKPPSTPLSNGNGNGNGNANSNHTHNSSSNSNGSSYHHHRAPRTPESYFNVPESIALLNIVKSERIQSAFQSNRKNHASVWEMVAEVLNRFSARKRSAKQCCNRYENLKKIYTQLKKNPERHVRRNWPYMFLFKEIEEQRGECWGSANGKRLALIAKSHKELSYYQRRRQAAELGVAYLGKEAAAVMQHSLLQSLSTDSSSNNSKMERFLPNHFVEAQLGDGLGGGMGLYDDGPPMHLPGGASAAAAAAAAAAAVAMNAAMQKEQEMRESAANESVVSMENGNCSAAPHAPELNGALPLNGGAEIPNGVGGATGGGGVGVGGVNSLLTPHTTNGIKDVLRPHFDKECNGGGSMALTNGENNISMKSEPMSDGEFNPDDIQLMQTNYNGSQNYYPHSIDHNILHPDVIVDTDNISDCSSVIGGDGIGGSAKSKRKLSTSTDGGDSTNYELIEYLKRREKRDEELLRRMDAREERLLALFERTVVAIETLAGRKPAESK; encoded by the exons gATACCAAACCGCCTTCGACACCTCTTAGCAATGGCAATGGTAATGGGAACGGTAATGCCAACAGTAACCACAcccacaacagcagcagcaacagcaatggcAGCAGCTACCACCATCATCGCGCGCCGCGCACTCCCGAAAGCTACTTCAATGTGCCGGAATCGATCGCGCTGCTGAATATCGTCAAATCGGAGCGCATACAAAGCGCCTTCCAATCAAATCGCAAGAATCACGCCAGCGTTTGGGAAATGGTCGCCGAAGTGCTGAATCGCTTTAGTGCGCGCAAACGCTCCGCCAAACAGTGCTGCAATCGTTATGAGAATTTGAAAAAGATCTACACACAACTGAAGAAGAATCCCGAACGCCATGTGCGTCGCAATTGGCCTTACATGTTTCTTTTCAAAGAGATCGAGGAGCAGCGCGGCGAGTGCTGGGGTTCGGCGAATGGCAAACGCTTGGCTTTGATAGCGAAGAGTCACAAAGAACTGTCCTACTATCAGCGCCGGCGTCAGGCTGCTGAGCTGGGTGTGGCGTATTTGGGTAAAGAAGCGGCTGCGGTCATGCAACATAGTCTCCTGCAAAGCCTCTCCACTGAttccagcagcaacaacagcaaaatggAACGCTTTCTGCCCAACCACTTTGTGGAAGCGCAGCTGGGCGACGGTTTGGGCGGTGGTATGGGTCTATATGACGATGGTCCGCCTATGCATTTGCCCGGTGGTGCAAGCGCAGCAGCGGCTGCAGCAGCTGCGGCGGCGGCGGTAGCAATGAATGCGGCCATGCAGAAGGAGCAGGAAATGCGCGAAAGTGCGGCTAACGAAAGTGTTGTTAGCATGGAGAACGGCAATTGCAGCGCGGCACCACATGCGCCCGAGTTAAATGGTGCGCTGCCCTTGAATGGTGGTGCGGAGATACCCAATGGCGTTGGGGGTGCAACAGGTGGTGGTGGTGTGGGTGTGGGCGGTGTGAACAGCTTGTTGACGCCACATACCACCAATGGCATTAAGGATGTGCTGCGACCGCACTTCGATAAGGAATGCAATGGCGGTGGGTCAATGGCTTTGACCAATGGCGAAAACAATATCTCCATGAA GTCTGAGCCTATGTCCGACGGGGAATTCAACCCAGATGATATACAATTAATGCAGACGAATTACAATGG TTCCCAAAACTACTATCCTCACAGCATCGACCACAACATCCTGCACCCGGACGTCATAGTCGACACCGATAACATTTCCGATTGCAGCAGCGTTATCGGCGGTGATGGCATTGGCGGGTCTGCGAAAAGCAAGCGCAAACTCTCTACATCCACCGATGGCGGTGACAGCACAAACTACGAACTGATCGAGTACTTAAAACGGCGCGAGAAGCGCGACGAGGAACTGCTGCGGCGCATGGACGCGCGCGAAGAGCGACTGCTAGCCTTATTTGAGCGCACAGTAGTGGCCATTGAGACGCTGGCGGGCAGAAAGCCAGCGGAAAGCAAGTAG
- the LOC120775579 gene encoding probable RNA-binding protein CG14230 — MGSTRLFVANLPPNATEKELNEVFQDYGIVERVELKTKENPFEPENVKVLAFVTLQIHPNNVNNCVDALNWVKIQGAKIKVSVAKESFLERLKREREEAEKDKTADTKVTWNEEQTEAVLPRSTENTRKKFTEEDLTALENDDEIAADLLISKKRAATSLYNGKIVIQNYDTAPLHIIEGVKKKKKKPDGTETISEQKRKESQNKMTKQYKEKKSVIQQALSGMDAPKLNKIKFSDAEEEDESTSPNELKLKSKTNIFGSDGEDDNEAGEQLQLKPELFGKKGAKLIELQSKQSLDPRFRIDAKFVEDDEEEDQQQSDTGARTGKTNNKASGEVNERSWQMGILEQVVGTKIDTTDNAQKAARKKRMLRYDPSKEEHQKLLRTSNKETQPAPDAEAQTTAGKKKQKKKQAESEETTVADAGPEVSKEVFYVVTDTLAESLKTRGDGFSLLNMFGSAEVQDKRAGELKKVSDAKILVNKLDKNALNPFKYDSSSEEEGENEPPKQTTTDGGAQKKSKQQNKILLESFFIPRNDARLKEGAKFFHYEKKDAAEEDYEAVRNRLKLLIRSKINKTKKNLVANSGVGGVGRKRRIKGRH, encoded by the exons ATGGGTTCCACCCGTTTGTTTGTGGCTAATTTGCCACCTAATGCAACTGAGAAAGAACTCAATGAAGTTTTTCAGGATTACGGCATAGTTGAACGCGTTGAATTGAAAACCAAGGAGAACCCATTTGAACCAGAGAACGTGAAAGTGTTAGCGTTTGTAACGCTACAAATTCATCCCAATAATGTAAACAATT GTGTTGATGCGCTTAATTGGGTAAAAATTCAAGGGGCTAAAATCAAAGTTTCCGTGGCAAAGGAATCGTTTTTGGAACGACTAAAACGTGAACGCGAAGAAGCTGAAAAAGACAAAACAGCTGATACAAAAGTCACTTGGAATGAAGAGCAAACAGAAGCTGTGTTGCCGCGCAGCACTGAGAATACGCGCAAAAAATTTACGGAGGAAGATTTGACGGCGTTGGAAAATGACGACGAAATCGCAGCAGACTTGTTAATAAGCAAAAAGCGTGCAGCTACGTCATTGTACAATGGAAAG ATTGTAATACAAAACTACGATACGGCGCCGTTACATATCATCGAGGgagtgaaaaagaaaaaaaagaagccGGATGGAACGGAAACTATTTCGGAACAGAAGCGTAAGGAATCGCAAAATAAAATGACAAAGCAATACAAAGAAAAGAAATCCGTCATACAGCAGGCGCTTTCCGGCATG GATGCacctaaattaaataaaatcaaatttagcGATGCCGAGGAGGAGGATGAGTCAACAAGTCCGAATGAATTAAAACTTAAAtccaaaacaaacatttttggcTCTGATGGAGAAGATGATAATGAAGCTGGTGAACAGCTTCAACTAAAACCAgaactttttggtaaaaaaggCGCTAAGCTCatagaattgcaaagcaaaCAAAGTCTAGATCCACGTTTCCGCATTGATGCCAAATTTGTCGAAGATGATGAAGAAGAAGATCAGCAACAATCGGATACAGGTGCCCGAACTGGGAAAACTAATAACAAAGCAAGCGGCGAAGTAAACGAGCGTAGTTGGCAAATGGGCATATTGGAACAGGTTGTGGGCACCAAAATCGACACCACCGACAATGCGCAAAAAGCTGCGCGTAAGAAGCGCATGCTGCGCTATGATCCATCCAAAGAAGAGCATCAAAAACTGCTACGCACCAGCAACAAAGAAACACAACCAGCGCCCGACGCAGAAGCACAAACAACGGCGGGTAAgaagaaacaaaagaaaaaacaagcaGAAAGTGAAGAGACCACTGTTGCCGATGCAGGACCAGAAGTCTCAAAAGAGGTTTTCTACGTGGTCACCGATACGCTGGCAGAATCGCTCAAAACGCGCGGTGATGGTTTCAGCTTGCTGAATATGTTCGGCAGCGCAGAGGTGCAAGACAAGCGTGCTGGTGAGCTGAAAAAAGTATCCGATGCGAAGATATTAGTGAATAAACTGGACAAGAATGCGTTAAATCCTTTCAAATATGACTCCTCATCAGAAGAAGAAGGTGAAAACGAGCCACCGAAGCAAACTACGACAGACGGCGGCGCGCAAAAGAAGTCTaagcagcaaaataaaattttgttggaaAGCTTCTTCATACCCAGAAACGATGCGCGATTGAAAG AAGGCGCTAAATTTTTCCACTATGAGAAGAAGGACGCAGCAGAGGAGGACTATGAAGCTGTGCGCAATCGTTTGAAACTTTTAATTAgaagtaaaattaataaaactaagaaaaatttGGTTGCCAATAGTGGCGTTGGTGGGGTGGGTCGCAAAAGACGAATAAAAGGACGCCATTGA
- the LOC120775043 gene encoding ubiquilin-1, whose translation MAEGGNSKRIVVNVKTPKEKKTIEVDEDSGIKDFKQLVAQKFDSEPEQLVLIFAGKIMKDTDTLKTHNIKDGLTVHLVIKAPTRAAEPAARPAADVRQTPFGLNQLGGLAGMEALGAGTGSFMDLQARMQSELLNNGDMLRSVLDNPLVQQMMNNPEIMRTLFTSNPQMQDLMQRNPEISHMLNNPELLRQTMELARNPSMLQELMRSHDRAMSNLESVPGGYNALQRIYRDIQEPMLNAASDSFTRNPFSGLMDSSGGGINPQQGTENRQPLPNPWGGTGNTSGTSGSGGAASGANPDLPPRGVLNTPAMQSLMQQMSENPSLMQNLLNAPYTRSMMDAMAQDPDMASRLLSTSPLMANNPQLQDQVRQMMPQFLNQMQNPEVQNMLTNPEALNAIMQIQQGMEQLRSAAPGLVGSLGIPPPAPGNTESSTGTTTSTTNTTSGGGDTNRPATAPGGGPNAQLFNDFVSRMLNGVGMQADNTQPPEVRYQSQLEQLAAMGFANREANLQALIATFGDINAAVERLLSLNQLSLS comes from the exons atggcagaaggaggTAATAGCAAGCGTATCGTTGTCAACGTTAAAACACCGAAGGAGAAGAAAACAATCGAGGTGGATGAAGATTCTGGAATTAAGGAC ttcaaaCAACTTGTGGCGCAGAAATTCGACTCTGAACCCGAACAGCTGGTACTAATTTTTGCTGGCAAAATTATGAAAGACACCGATACATTAAAGACTCACAACATTAAAGACGGTCTAACAGTTCATTTGGTCATCAAAGCACCTACAAGGGCAGCAGAACCTGCCGCTCGTCCAGCCGCTGATGTACGTCAAACACCGTTTGGTCTTAACCAACTAGGTGGATTGGCTGGTATGGAAGCATTGGGCGCAGGCACTGGGTCTTTTATGGATTTGCAAGCTCGCATGCAAAGTGAATTGTTAAACAACGGTGACATGTTGCGCTCAGTACTTGATAACCCACTAGTACAACAAATGATGAATAATCCAGAGATAATGCGCACTCTTTTCACCTCGAACCCGCAAATGCAGGACTTAATGCAGCGCAATCCTGAAATATCGCATATGCTAAATAATCCAGAATTGCTTCGTCAAACTATGGAGTTAGCACGCAATCCATCTATGTTGCAAGAGTTGATGCGTTCGCATGACCGTGCAATGTCGAATTTGGAATCGGTGCCTGGCGGTTACAATGCGCTTCAACGTATTTACCGCGATATACAAGAGCCCATGTTGAATGCAGCAAGCGATTCTTTCACACGCAATCCATTTTCCGGTCTAATGGACAGTTCTGGCG GCGGCATAAATCCGCAGCAAGGCACGGAGAATCGTCAACCACTACCAAATCCGTGGGGCGGTACCGGTAATACTAGTGGTACGTCTGGTAGTGGTGGTGCTGCGTCTGGTGCCAATCCAGATCTGCCGCCACGCGGCGTGCTTAACACGCCCGCCATGCAGAGTCTTATGCAACAAATGTCTGAAAATCCATCGTTAATGCAAAATCTGTTAAATGCACCTTATACGCGCTCCATGATGGACGCAATGGCACAGGATCCAGATATGGCTTCACGTCTGCTCAGCACCAGCCCCCTAATGGCTAATAATCCCCAACTGCAAGATCAGGTGCGTCAAATGATGCCGCAGTTCCTTAATCAAATGCAAAATCCCGAAGTACAGAATATGTTGACCAATCCCGAAGCATTAAATGCAATTATGCAAATACAGCAAGGCATGGAGCAATTACGTTCGGCGGCGCCCGGTCTGGTCGGTTCTTTAGGTATACCACCACCAGCACCTGGCAATACAGAAAGTTCCACCGGTACAACAACCTCAACTACAAACACCACGAGCGGCGGTGGCGATACCAATCGTCCCGCTACGGCACCTGGCGGCGGACCGAATGCTCAACTCTTCAACGACTTTGTATCACGCATGTTGAACGGCGTAGGCATGCAGGCTGACAACACGCAGCCGCCTGAGGTGCGCTATCAGTCACAACTGGAGCAACTGGCGGCTATGGGTTTCGCCAATCGGGAGGCCAACTTGCAAG cgCTAATTGCTACTTTTGGCGACATAAATGCTGCTGTTGAGCGGTTATTGTCACTTAACCAATTATCTTTAAGTTAA
- the LOC120775883 gene encoding uncharacterized protein LOC120775883, protein MLKHTSNAGGVGGGPANGQLRNNPNNSNSATASNRNIHLRPQQPLNISTLSATQNALQTSSNTPATANGGQRVPTLLNIASTPISAGTTNTLTPLTPSAGNTTTATTTTPVTPLTPNGIGNNLHTYTNQHILASNNNNNTHNTTAGTINSNTNHNNNNNNSNAHYNHHNYSNCHNLTTGVLINQSKHGPGPREALTSLGLLCLVSLLLALLSLIFLLKISPNAREDALTRSSAEDFVIVYDVTLALCALSLSLNLCCLLVCAIQFLFAVKLVRSPMFDGRDNKYLEKSSASRTCAVGGFFISIPIFLTGIILYTFNHFHSTPAIITSVLIGIGIVFCGGAMVHNVFIWQKEKTISYRSPPLNMSMVSHIGPITPPAQFLSPHQTHHFMSYAPHMHATHPHTHAQPQSQTQTQLGVQLHPTSVTPVSPNHSHGSFNALLSAGALNSSFLIRPSTATPPTPKPLPPQLSNGGGCLTLSAREASGSVSPGIPGTLDMSNITSPSLHELSTLV, encoded by the exons ATGTTAAAACACACCTCAAATGCCGGCGGAGTGGGCGGCGGACCAGCGAATGGTCAGTTGCGTAATAATCCCAATAATAGCAACTCTGCAACGGCCTCTAACCGCAATATACACCTGCGACCGCAACAACCGCTCAATATCTCCACTTTAAGTGCCACACAGAACGCCCTACAAACATCGTCCAACACTCCGGCGACGGCGAACGGAGGTCAACGCGTACCCACATTATTAAATATCGCTTCAACACCAATATCGGCGGGCACAACAAATACATTAACGCCATTAACACCAAGCGCTGGCAATACGACgacggcaacaacaacgacgccaGTTACTCCGCTGACACCGAATGGAATTGGCAATAAtttgcacacatatacaaatcaGCATATTCTAGcttccaacaacaataacaatacacaCAACACAACTGCTGGCACAATAAATAGCAATacaaatcataataataacaacaacaatagtaacgCACATTATAATCATCATAATTATAGTAATTGCCACAATCTGACAACGGGTGTGTTAATAAATCAATCGAAACATGGACCTGGACCGAGAGAAGCGCTAACGAGTCTAGGACTATTATGTTTAG TTTCCCTGCTATTAGCGCTATTGTCGTTAatttttctgctgaaaattTCACCGAATGCCCGCGAAGATGCTTTGACGCGCAGCTCTGCTGAGGATTTTGTAATTGTCTACGATGTTACATTAGCGCTCTGTGCACTTTCGCTGTCACTAAATCTGTGTTGTTTGCTGGTGTGTGCAATACAATTTCTATTCGCTGTGAAATTGGTGCGATCACCAATGTTTGATGGCAG agataacaaatatttggaaaaatcaaGTGCGAGTCGTACCTGTGCTGTCGGTGGCTTCTTTATATCCATACCAATTTTCCTCACAG GCATTATCCTGTACACATTCAACCATTTCCACTCAACTCCTGCCATTATCACAAGCGTGCTTATCGGCATTGGCATCGTATTTTGCGGTGGCGCAATGGTccataatgtttttatttggcAGAAAGAAAAAACCATTAGCTATCGGAGTCCACCATTGAATATGTCTATGGTATCACACATTGGGCCCATAACACCGCCTGCGCAATTTTTAAGTCCGCATCAAACGCACCACTTTATGAGTTATGCGCCGCACATGCATGctacacacccacacacgcatGCACAGCCACAAtcgcaaacacaaacacaattAGGCGTGCAACTACATCCGACTTCCGTGACACCGGTCTCACCAAATCATTCACACGGTAGCTTCAACGCGTTACTCTCAGCGGGTGCACTAAATTCGTCATTCCTAATACGCCCATCAACAGCAACACCGCCCACACCCAAGCCGTTGCCACCACAATTATCAAACGGTGGCGGTTGTTTGACGTTAAGCGCGCGTGAGGCTAGCGGCTCAGTTAGCCCCGGCATACCCGGCACGCTAGATATGAGCAATATAACCAGTCCTTCGCTGCATGAACTATCAACGTTAGTGTAG